The genomic stretch ACCTAATAATAATTCAGTAGCTTCCTCTGATTTTACTGTATCGTCTATAAAATCAAGTAAAAATATACATCCAACACCTGCAATAATTCCAACAATCAAACCAAGTATGGCCTTTTTCAAATAATCATTATTTGTTGGCTGATCATTTATTTGAGCATAGGAATAAATTTTTATATCTTTAAAACCTAAAATTCTCGGTATTTGTCTTTCAAACTCATCGGCAGTCCTATTTGCAATTTGTGCTGCTAAACTAGGATCTGTATCAACGACCTTTACTTCTACAAGCGATGATCCTCCGACGCTTTCAGGTGTTATGCGCTTACTTAATTCATCTGAAGTAATATGTAATTTTAATTCACTCACGACATTATCTAATAAAGATGGCTCTTTTATCATAACTAAAAGGGTATTCATCATCTCAGGTGTTGTTGCATTTACAATTAGTTTAGAGGATGCTTCATATTGCGTCTTTGTAAAGTAATAGCTATAAACTCCCCCTATTGCAGAAAAAAAGATAGAAAAGATGACTGGTATCCAAATTCGTTTTTTTATAAGCTCAAATATCCTTTTTACACTTAACTCATTTTCCATATATTCACCACTTTCGACTTTTTGTTCTTATTAAAGAATGTAGTAGTAAAAATTTACCATTATTTAATGAAATTGGTTCATTATTCATATATAAACTTTATATATGTAAACATGATAATTCTTTATAACGAACTAGTCAATCACCCCTATCTATAATTTTCTAAATTTTAAAAAATTTTACAAACATATAAGAAAATTTTACTTATCATTAATTAAGTCAACATTTAAATATATTAACAACTATTTGATCTAATTCCACTTTTATAAGAAATACTACTTCAGTGAATTAAAAAATTCTAATACAAAGATATTAAAGAGGAAGCTAGTTCTTAATAAAGAATACATTAGTGAAACCATTTGATTTTAGGGGAGATTAAGATGAAAAACCGAATTGAACAATTAGACTCGATTCGTGGAATTGCGGCATTTTGTGTACTAGTTAGTCACGCAATTTCATTAATACCACTGGCAGTACCAATCGACAAAGCACTAAAGGCAACAGGCATAACCAATGCCCACGGCGCAGTAATGTTATTTTTTGTATTAAGTGGATTTGTTTTATCAATACCTTTCTTGTCTGCTTATAAAGTAGATTATCCTTCATTTCTCATTAAAAGATTATTTAGAATTTATCTACCATACGTTGTATCGATAACATTAGCGATTATTCTATCTCAAATATTTTTAGCAAAGAAAATCGGAAATATAAGTGGCTACATTGATAGCCAGTGGAAATCTCCTCTAACTAGCAAATTAATAGTCGAACATATCTACTTAGTTGGAAATATACATGCTGATGCATTTAATGGCGTAATTTGGACATTAATTCATGAACTAAGAATAGCATTAATTTTTCCATTTATCGTTTTACTAGTTAAACGGATCAATTGGAAACTAAGTATATTAATCTGTTTTGCATTGACTAGCTTGAAGGCACTAGACATTGTATTTAAGATTGAAAAATCGAATGGATTCCATATTTCATACATTGATACTCTATCTTATATTTCTATATTTATTTTAGGAGTAATATTAGCAAAGCATCGAGTTGAGCTTGTTAACTACTTCCAAAAACTAAAACTCAAGTATAAAATTTTGTTCTTCATATTCTCTATTTTACTATTCAATTTTTCTGGTCTAGCTATATATGATATATATGAGGTAACTAAGTTGCACCCATTTACAGAGTTTTCCTTAATCATCCAAGAATACGGTATGGGATTAGGAGCTGTAGGACTTTTTATCGTAGCAATAGGGTCAACAAAAGCTGTAAAAATATTAATGTACAAACCGATTCACTTTATAGGAAAAATTTCATTCAGTCTATACTTATATCATCCAATTGTTTTATTAAGCTTCGTGCATCTATTTTATTACATTTTACCTTTATGGGTTATTTTTTTACTGACAATCGCTTTTTCAATCCTAATAGCTTATATTGCTTGGAAGTTCGTTGAAGTTCCATGCATGCAATTAGGTAGAAAATTAGTTAACCAAAGAAGAACAATTCAACCACACAAAATAATGACAGAAAATCATTAACAAATTATATTACTATTCAAAAACAAAAGGACTGTCCTAAAAGTCAAGATAACTGACAATGGGAGGTCCCTTTTTTTAAGTTGATACATATCTGTTATTATATAGATTATTGGAAGACTAACAGCTTTTTTACTTACTATTGATATATTACTAAAGGTTGAAAAGGGACTTTTTTTAATGCTACATATTCTTATAAAAAAGCGGATGCCCCATTTTTGGAACACACACTTTAATCCCTCTTGTTATTAATTAGCTTTATCCCGTATGATATAAGGATTAAACCTAGAATAGTAAGCAATAAATAGATGCTAAAGCGTTTATGAATTTCTTTATAAATATATCCTACTAATGGAAGTTTAACACCGCTATATACTGCAACAATACTACCTCTTTCTATGATCCAAGGGTCTTGAATCTCGTTTGCATCTCCTTTAGTTCGGTAGACTAATTCACCATCTTCATTTATGACCTCGTTTATTCGATGTGTAACGAGGGTTTCTTCATTATATGGCATTTTGAAAGTAATAATATCTCCTGTACTAAGCTTAGTTTCACTTGTCATATCTTTTACAATTATTACTGAACCTGTTGGAAGCGTTGGCTCCATTGAACCAGATAACACATAGTAAACTTGATGGCCAAAAAATGTTGGAGGTTTCCCTTCTAACTTACCTTGTATTATTTTATAACCTAAAGTTAGTAGTATGATAACTAGTAGAATATTTATAAACCTACCAAATACTCTCATCATCCTTCTTCTTTCTAACAAAGCTAGCACTCTAAATGCAAGCCTTTTTACATAATCACTTCCTGTCCTACTATCCTATGCTATAACTATTAACTTGGTCCCTACTCAATAAAAATAGACTTCTAAATTAATGTGAAAAGAGCCAGATTTTTTCGAAAAACTCTTGTAACCAGCTAGAAATCAATCATTTGGGACTTTGTCTAGCGCTTAGTTAAACCTAGTTTAGTCAAACTATTTTTATTACTCTATCCTATATGAAATATCTAAAATAATTCTCATTGCCTTATTATTACTACTAAACGTCCCTATGTTTTTTCTATACTCCCCTTTAAGAACCAACTCTCGTTTTTGCCCTTTAACTAAGCCATCTAGTTGGAAGGGATACCTTGAAAATTCAACTAAAGAAATTTTCCCATCTTTATTAAAATCCAAACCGAGAAGTTTTAGTGACTGTAGCGTATAAAGCCGGTCACCAAATTGAATTGTCTGGATACAAATATATTGACCTTCCTTACGACCATTTTTTTGTCTAAGTAGACTTTGCAAAGTAATCCTAGTTATATCTTTATTTCCTGTATTCTTTAAGCTATGTTTAATTTCAACCGGTATACCATTCTTCTCATGCTGCTTTAAATAAATTAAGTCGGTTGTCTTTTTCATTTTTTTGTTTGATAAATCTAACTGAATAGTTGTGTAAGGATCTGTACTAACAGTGGTCGAAAATTTAAAGTAGACTAGTGAACTTGCTAATAATACTAATAGTCCAGAAATAACAAAAAATAATCCTAATTGTTTTTGTTTTTTGTACCCCATTTTCTCACACCTTACCGATTTAATCTCACCAATACGTTCACTATTAATTTATTAACCAATATTTATTATATGTATAAGAAAATGGAAATTAATTAGAAATTGTTAGTACTTTGCTACTCTCAACAGACTAATATATTGATTTTAAATGAAATTTAAATAAAGCTAGTATGAAGAATTTTATTATATTTAGGCTATTTAAGGGGAATCTACCTTTATCCTATATTGAAAGGAAGTTACTAAATGGAACAAACGCTTTATGAAAAATACGGTGGAGAAGAAACAGTTGGAAAAGTAGTAGATTACTTTTATGATGAGCTAGTCCTTAAAGATGAAACAGTTAATCACTTCTTTGCAAATACGGATATGGATAAACAACGTCGGCACCAGACAAAATTTATTAGCTTTGCTTTAGGTGGTCCTAACCAGTATACTGGTAAATCCATGTCAAAAGCCCATGAAGGAATGAATATCCAGCCTAATCATTTTAACGCAATTGCTACTCATCTTCATGACGCACTGGCGCATTTTGGAGTTAGTGAGTCAGACATTGATCAAGCCTTAACGAAGGTCGAATCACTAAGAGACGATATTCAATACAAATAATGTCTCATTAGAAAAGCTACTACCGCAATAGGTAGTAGCTTTTTATGTTTCTCTATTTCCAAAATGTACTTTCAAACTCAACTAAGTCATGGTAAGGATATAATGGTTTTAGCAATCTTGCTTTTGTCCATAAATCTGTCGTTTTTTCTAATGCTTCTAAAGAAGACTTATAGTTCTCATCAACCGTAATATATTTTACGTTACCTAGTTGCTGAAGTGAGTATCCGGTGATTTGTTTAAAGAAGGTTTTACTTGCATAGTCTAATGGGTCACCTTTTACGATATAATTTGTAAATAACGGTTTATAAGATTTTTGGATTTTTTGTGTTTTCGCTTGAAGTTTTTTCGAACCATCATCTAATAATACACCTAATGAGTTAAATGTAACGCCCTGTACAAATAGATGATTTTTCAATTGTTTATCGTGATTCAGCTGATATCCTACATATTGAGCTAAATAGCCTCCGAATGAATGGCCAGTAACATACACGCTTGCATGATTATTCTCTTTTTTATTTAAAATTGATTTTACCCAATCATATGCTTGTAATGCTTGATCATCCACAGCTACAGGCGAGCCATTTTCTGGAGATTCAAATCCAACTAATCGTTGATAAATATCCTGCAAATTAATTTTCTTTATTCCACTAAATGCGAATAGTAAACTATTATTTTTATTGTTCTTTAATGCAATTGCAGAAAAACCGATATTACCTGAGGTCATAGAAACTAATCTATAATCACTCAAACTTTTATGAATTTGAGTTAATAAGGGATCGACTATACCTTTATGTTCTTTTAAGCTTTTACCTACGTCTTTACTTAGAAATGCTTCATAAGAAAGTTCAGACGCCGCCAGTAATACCCCGTCAGGAAGTTTTTCCAGCTCTCTTTGTTCTTGTTGACTACAACCGCTAGTCGTTGAAAAAAATGTGAGTACTATTACGATAAAAATAACTACACGAAAATTCATAAGTAACCTCCCATCGGCTTTCTCTCTCTCCATATTATGTCCACTACCATATGACATGTTCATCTTTTTCCCAAAAAAACAAAAAAATATACAAAAAAATTATTGACAAAAATATTTTGCAGATGTTATTATATTAATTTTGATATTTGATTTATTAATGATATACTTATGTTATTAGAATTTTCGGAGGTGGGTACATTGTTCAAAATTGGCGATCAAATTATTTACCCTATGCAGGGAGCTGCAGTAATTGATTCCATCGAAGAGAAAGTTATACAAGGTGTAACACAACAGTACTACATAATTAACATTCCATCCAGCAATTTAAAGCTGATGGTCCCTCAAGGGAATGTGTCAAATACGAAAATTCGTTTAGTTGAAGACCACAAATATTTAGAAAATGTATTAGATGACTTTACAAATGGTCTTCCCGATGAATCCTTATCATGGAAACAAAAATATGACTTAAATATGAAAAAACTAAAGTCTGGCGAATTACTCGCAGGAGCTCAAGTTGTACGTGATCTAACACTTCAAAGTAAGGAGAAGCCTTTAAATCCAAGCGAAAGAGAAATGTTAGATACTGCAAAACGAATGTTTGTTGGTGAACTTAGCTTAATTAAAGGAATTTCCCAACTAGAAGCAACCGAATTAATTGATTCTGCATTAAAATAAGATATATGTAAGAAAAAGAGCTTAACTGAGCTCTTTTTTTTTGCGTAATTTTAGGAAATTAGAAAAATAATTTTTACTATGAAGATTTAGTTTGTACATATTTATTGCAGAGACCGTGATTTTATCGCAACTGGGCCAATATATTTGAGGTCCCAGCAAATTCCATTCTTCATACAAAACAAAAAGACTGCTAACAATAATGTTAGCAGTCCTTCATTTCACACAAAAGTGAAAATTATAATTTAACTACGTTTTCAGCTTGAGCGCCACGGTTACCTTGAGTGATCTCAAAGCTTACTTTTTGGCCTTCTTCAAGTGATTTGAAACCGTCGCCTTGGATAGCTGAGAAATGTACGAATACATCGTCTCCACC from Arthrobacter citreus encodes the following:
- a CDS encoding capsular biosynthesis protein; translated protein: MENELSVKRIFELIKKRIWIPVIFSIFFSAIGGVYSYYFTKTQYEASSKLIVNATTPEMMNTLLVMIKEPSLLDNVVSELKLHITSDELSKRITPESVGGSSLVEVKVVDTDPSLAAQIANRTADEFERQIPRILGFKDIKIYSYAQINDQPTNNDYLKKAILGLIVGIIAGVGCIFLLDFIDDTVKSEEATELLLGIQVLGTISKFNKKNTSLEKGEMLRLEDRGETYGNNEQKAISLN
- a CDS encoding acyltransferase, which translates into the protein MKNRIEQLDSIRGIAAFCVLVSHAISLIPLAVPIDKALKATGITNAHGAVMLFFVLSGFVLSIPFLSAYKVDYPSFLIKRLFRIYLPYVVSITLAIILSQIFLAKKIGNISGYIDSQWKSPLTSKLIVEHIYLVGNIHADAFNGVIWTLIHELRIALIFPFIVLLVKRINWKLSILICFALTSLKALDIVFKIEKSNGFHISYIDTLSYISIFILGVILAKHRVELVNYFQKLKLKYKILFFIFSILLFNFSGLAIYDIYEVTKLHPFTEFSLIIQEYGMGLGAVGLFIVAIGSTKAVKILMYKPIHFIGKISFSLYLYHPIVLLSFVHLFYYILPLWVIFLLTIAFSILIAYIAWKFVEVPCMQLGRKLVNQRRTIQPHKIMTENH
- a CDS encoding signal peptidase I; this encodes MRVFGRFINILLVIILLTLGYKIIQGKLEGKPPTFFGHQVYYVLSGSMEPTLPTGSVIIVKDMTSETKLSTGDIITFKMPYNEETLVTHRINEVINEDGELVYRTKGDANEIQDPWIIERGSIVAVYSGVKLPLVGYIYKEIHKRFSIYLLLTILGLILISYGIKLINNKRD
- a CDS encoding group 1 truncated hemoglobin — translated: MEQTLYEKYGGEETVGKVVDYFYDELVLKDETVNHFFANTDMDKQRRHQTKFISFALGGPNQYTGKSMSKAHEGMNIQPNHFNAIATHLHDALAHFGVSESDIDQALTKVESLRDDIQYK
- a CDS encoding alpha/beta hydrolase fold domain-containing protein; amino-acid sequence: MNFRVVIFIVIVLTFFSTTSGCSQQEQRELEKLPDGVLLAASELSYEAFLSKDVGKSLKEHKGIVDPLLTQIHKSLSDYRLVSMTSGNIGFSAIALKNNKNNSLLFAFSGIKKINLQDIYQRLVGFESPENGSPVAVDDQALQAYDWVKSILNKKENNHASVYVTGHSFGGYLAQYVGYQLNHDKQLKNHLFVQGVTFNSLGVLLDDGSKKLQAKTQKIQKSYKPLFTNYIVKGDPLDYASKTFFKQITGYSLQQLGNVKYITVDENYKSSLEALEKTTDLWTKARLLKPLYPYHDLVEFESTFWK
- a CDS encoding transcription factor YdeB, with product MLLEFSEVGTLFKIGDQIIYPMQGAAVIDSIEEKVIQGVTQQYYIINIPSSNLKLMVPQGNVSNTKIRLVEDHKYLENVLDDFTNGLPDESLSWKQKYDLNMKKLKSGELLAGAQVVRDLTLQSKEKPLNPSEREMLDTAKRMFVGELSLIKGISQLEATELIDSALK
- a CDS encoding cold-shock protein encodes the protein MNTGTVKWFNAEKGFGFIAVEGGDDVFVHFSAIQGDGFKSLEEGQKVSFEITQGNRGAQAENVVKL